Proteins from one Dehalococcoidales bacterium genomic window:
- the fdhF gene encoding formate dehydrogenase subunit alpha: MGDITLTIDGIETSVSQGMTVLEAAQQASIYIPTLCYHPDLAPYGACRLCIVEIEKMRGLPTACTTPATNGMVVQTNTPQIQEFRRGVLELLLSEHPHPCLTCWRRDKCGPFDICLRNVDVTQRCVLCPNNENCELQEVVDYIGIETVDLPYTSRGLPIDRENPFFERDYNLCVLCGRCVRVCQEVRGVGAIAFTSRGSETLPGTAFGRLLRDSDCKYCGACVDVCPTGALIERNRKWEGAPDSKVATTCPYCGVGCQLELGLKGDRIIDVTPLRENDVNRGQACVKGRFSIPEVVHHPDRLTTPLVKKDGAFQEATWDEALELVSSKLSGFKKEEVAVMSSAKCTNEDNYVVQKFTRTAFGHNNVDHCARLUHSPTVAGLVTTFGSGAMTNSIREIGNAGCILAIGTNTTEAHPVIGLEIKKAVRRGGKLIVANTREIELVSVADIWLRHRPGTDVALLMGMARVIVDEGLHDAAFIEERCENFDDFKEALKKYNLDFVAKTTGIPAGKIVEAARMYARNSPAAILYAMGITQHSHGTDNVIATANLAMLTGNVGKPSSGVNPLRGQNNVQGACDLGALPNVYPGYQSVADAAIKEKFEKAWGTELSDKPGLTVIDMFAAADRGEIKAIYVVGENPPLSEPDATHAIETLKKLDFLVVQDIFMSETAELADVVLPAASFAERDGTFTNTERRVQRVRKALDPPGDAMSDWWITCRIAQKMGVKGFDFASSSEVFDEIASLTPSYGGISYERLENGGLQWPCPDSEHPGTPILHTAQFARGKGHFVPLEYRESAELPDDEYPLLLTTGRSLYHFHTGTMTRKVKDLNNLLGEGLIDINPLDAEKLGVSDGELVKVTSRRGNITARANVTEVSDEGVVYMNFHFAESSANVLTNPVFDPVAKIPEYKVCAVKVEKDSH; the protein is encoded by the coding sequence TAACAATTGACGGAATCGAAACCAGTGTAAGCCAGGGTATGACTGTACTGGAGGCAGCCCAGCAAGCCAGTATTTACATACCGACGCTATGCTACCATCCGGACCTGGCCCCTTACGGCGCCTGCCGCCTGTGTATTGTCGAGATTGAGAAAATGCGAGGCCTACCCACAGCCTGCACCACCCCGGCCACGAACGGTATGGTGGTACAGACAAACACCCCGCAGATTCAGGAGTTCCGGCGGGGTGTTCTGGAACTACTACTATCCGAGCACCCTCACCCCTGCCTCACCTGCTGGCGCCGGGATAAGTGCGGGCCATTTGACATCTGCCTGCGTAACGTAGACGTGACACAACGCTGTGTCCTCTGCCCTAATAATGAGAACTGCGAGCTGCAGGAAGTGGTTGACTACATAGGTATTGAGACCGTGGACCTCCCCTATACTTCCCGAGGGCTTCCCATCGACCGCGAGAACCCGTTCTTCGAGCGGGACTACAATCTGTGTGTCCTTTGCGGACGTTGCGTCCGGGTATGCCAGGAGGTGCGGGGTGTCGGTGCAATAGCCTTTACCTCCCGGGGTAGTGAGACCCTGCCCGGTACCGCATTCGGGCGGCTGCTGCGGGATTCCGACTGCAAATACTGTGGCGCCTGCGTTGACGTCTGCCCCACCGGGGCGCTGATCGAGCGCAACCGTAAGTGGGAAGGCGCACCGGACAGCAAGGTGGCAACCACCTGTCCCTACTGCGGTGTCGGGTGTCAGCTTGAGTTGGGACTCAAGGGCGACAGGATAATAGATGTCACCCCACTGCGGGAGAATGATGTTAACCGTGGACAGGCCTGCGTTAAGGGTCGCTTCAGCATTCCTGAGGTCGTCCATCATCCGGACCGGTTGACAACCCCTCTGGTAAAGAAGGATGGCGCCTTCCAGGAAGCCACCTGGGATGAGGCCCTGGAACTGGTGTCCAGCAAGCTTTCCGGCTTCAAGAAAGAAGAAGTGGCCGTGATGTCCTCGGCCAAGTGCACCAACGAAGACAACTATGTTGTCCAGAAGTTCACCCGGACGGCATTCGGCCATAACAACGTGGACCATTGTGCACGTCTCTGACATAGCCCCACCGTGGCCGGTCTGGTCACGACGTTCGGCAGCGGAGCCATGACCAACTCCATCCGCGAAATAGGTAACGCAGGCTGTATCCTGGCAATCGGTACCAACACCACCGAAGCCCACCCGGTAATCGGGCTGGAGATAAAAAAGGCCGTCCGTCGCGGGGGCAAGCTGATAGTTGCCAACACCCGTGAGATTGAGCTTGTGTCCGTAGCCGATATCTGGTTACGGCACCGGCCAGGAACAGATGTAGCCCTTCTCATGGGGATGGCACGGGTGATAGTGGACGAAGGTCTGCATGATGCCGCCTTCATCGAGGAACGTTGCGAGAACTTTGATGACTTCAAAGAAGCCCTCAAGAAATACAACCTTGATTTTGTAGCCAAAACCACCGGCATACCTGCCGGGAAAATAGTCGAAGCGGCCCGTATGTATGCCCGGAACAGCCCGGCGGCTATCCTGTACGCGATGGGCATCACGCAGCACTCCCACGGCACGGACAACGTTATCGCAACTGCAAATCTGGCCATGCTCACCGGGAACGTGGGCAAACCGTCTTCCGGTGTCAACCCGCTTCGCGGCCAGAACAACGTCCAGGGTGCCTGCGACCTCGGGGCACTACCCAACGTGTACCCCGGTTATCAATCAGTCGCTGATGCGGCTATCAAGGAAAAGTTCGAGAAAGCCTGGGGCACTGAGCTAAGCGACAAGCCGGGACTCACCGTCATTGATATGTTCGCTGCCGCTGACAGGGGCGAGATAAAGGCGATATACGTCGTCGGTGAGAACCCACCGCTAAGCGAACCGGATGCAACCCATGCGATAGAGACACTTAAGAAGCTGGACTTCCTCGTGGTCCAGGATATCTTCATGTCCGAGACCGCTGAACTGGCGGACGTGGTACTGCCCGCAGCCAGTTTCGCCGAGAGGGACGGCACCTTCACCAACACCGAGCGAAGGGTACAGCGGGTCCGTAAGGCACTTGACCCGCCCGGGGATGCCATGTCGGACTGGTGGATTACGTGCCGGATTGCTCAGAAGATGGGCGTGAAGGGGTTCGACTTCGCAAGCTCCTCGGAGGTTTTCGACGAGATTGCCAGCCTGACGCCGAGCTATGGGGGCATCTCCTACGAGCGGCTCGAAAATGGCGGCCTGCAGTGGCCCTGCCCTGATTCAGAGCACCCGGGCACCCCCATCCTCCATACCGCACAGTTCGCCCGGGGCAAAGGTCACTTCGTCCCCCTGGAATACAGGGAATCGGCCGAGCTACCGGATGACGAATACCCGCTCCTGCTGACCACCGGTCGGAGCCTGTATCACTTCCATACCGGAACTATGACCCGGAAAGTGAAGGACCTCAATAACCTTCTCGGGGAAGGACTGATAGACATCAACCCGCTAGATGCTGAGAAGCTGGGTGTCTCCGATGGAGAACTCGTGAAGGTCACCTCAAGGCGGGGGAACATCACCGCACGGGCAAACGTGACCGAGGTTTCAGACGAAGGCGTGGTCTACATGAACTTCCACTTCGCGGAAAGCTCGGCGAATGTGCTCACCAATCCGGTTTTCGACCCGGTGGCCAAGATACCGGAATACAAGGTGTGCGCCGTAAAGGTCGAGAAGGACTCCCACTAG